The genomic DNA GATCCAGAATGCCATATCCCCTCTAATCGGTGACCTCTTGTTCTTATAATTAGCGGTGCTTTTTGTTTTCCGGCAGTTCTGTAAAGTAATGAAGCCAAATCATCTGTAAGCGTTGCCAGTGCATAAAATATATAATCTAAATACTGTATTTCTGCAATGGGTCTTAGTCCTCTAAGGGCCATTCCTATTCCTTGCCCAATAATGGTGGTTTCACGTATACCGGTATCTGCAACACGTATTTTGCCATACTTTTGCTGCATTCCTTCTAGCCCCTGGTTTACATCTCCAATTGCTCCAGTATCTTCACCAAAGATTAGTGTATTTGGGTATTTTTCAAATAATTTGTCAAAATTGTCACGTAAAATTACCCTGCCGTCAACTAGCTCTGAATCGTCATTGTAACTTGGGTTTATTGCGGTAATGTTACTTGCTTTACTATCATTTTCACTGTAAAGGTGAGAACTATACTTTTCTTGAGCTTCTGCCAAGAAATTGGTAGTCCAATTAATTAAATCTTGCTTTTCGGGTGTATTCTCACCAATTAAATAACGCAGGGATTTTCTTGCGGTAATGGCTAAGTCTTTACGAACAGGTTCTTCCGTGGCAATTAAATCGTTCTTTAATTTATTCAAGAAGTTTTTGTTCGGACTTGTAGCAGCAACTTTATCAATTAAATTGACCAATATTGTTTTATTGGAAAGCAAGGTTTTTAAATACTCGTCCCAAGCTTCTTTTTTTGCTTCACGAACAGTACGCTTAATTCTTTTTTCAATAGTTGCCAGTTCTTCTGTTGTGGCAATACCAGACTCTAAAATCCATTCTTTAAAGCGTTTGTTGCAATCATGGTCACGTTCCCATTCTAATCGCTCATTGTCTTTGTAACGTTCATGGGATCCAGATGTAGAGTGTCCCTGAGGTTGTGTTAATTCTTTTACGTGAATTAAAACAGGTACGTGCTCTTGTCTGGCAATATCGGCAGCATTTTCATAAGCATGCATAAGGGCGGTATAGTCCCAGCCATTAACTTTTAAAATTTCATAACCGCTATTGTCCTCTGTTCTTTGAAATCCTGAGAGTATTTCAGATATATCTTCTTTAGTAGTATGAAACTTTGCAGGTACTGATATACCGTATTCATCATCCCATATACTTATGACCATTGGTACTTGTAATACACCTGCAGCATTTATAGTTTCAAAGAACATGCCTTCGCTTGTACTTGCATTACCTATGGTACCCCAAGCTATCTCATTTCCATTAACGGAGAATTTTGCACTATCTAGTCCCTTTTGATTTCTATAAACTTTTGATGCTTGTGCCAAACCTAATAGACGTGGCATTTGTCCAGCGGTACAAGAGATATCTGCACTACTGTTTTTTTGTTTGGTCAAATCTTTCCAACTACCATCGGCATTTAAGCTGTGGGTAAGAAAGTGTCCGCCCATCTGCCTTCCCGCGCTCATAGGTTCTTTTTCTATATCGGTAGTGGCATAAAGGGCGTGAAAAAACTCCTTGGGATGTAAAAGACCCAACGCCATCATAAACGTTTGATCTCTATAATAACCACTTCTAAAATCTCCGTTTTTAAAAGATCTGGCCATGGCAAGTTGTGGAAGTTCTTTACCGTCACCAAAAATCCCGAATTTGGCTTTACCGGTAAGCACTTCCTTTCTTCCCAATAAACTACAGGTTCTGCTTAAAAAAGCAATTTCATAGTCATTGATAATTTGTTCTTTGAAATCTTCGAAAGAAATATCATTACTGGTTTTAGAAGAAACATCCATGTATTAAACGTGTTTATACAAAATTACCGAATCAAGTACTTTCTAGCAACGCTCTTACCAGTTAATTTATTCCATATTTTTCAACAAATTTGATATTTTTTTAAAAATATCTTAATTTATTGTAAAAATTCTACGGACCGTATTAGAAATTCTTAGTTTAAAACCATTTTCTTGTGAAAAGCCCTGTTAAGGTTTTTGGACTTACGGTAATGATGAATCTTATTTTTTCACCATAATTTGGTTGAGACACTTCCCATCCGTTGTTGGAGTATACTGGTAGGTAAAGTTCAAAGTAGTCGGTAACCAAATTTAATCTGACACCAGAATCATAAACGAATTTACCGTCAAAATCCCTGTTTTTTACTAAACCGGCATCACCATAAAGCTCAATCCATTTCCAAAGATTAAAGCTTCCGTTCATGGTTGCCATCCAATCATTTGAAAAACGGTATCGTTGATCTAAGAAAGATTTAAATCCCCCTTCTGCGATAATAATTTGCTGACTATAAATACCTGAGTCCTCTGATCTTCCTAAATATCCGTAATCAAACAAGTAATCTGTTGGGCGATCTAAGGCAAAACTGAAAAAGTCCGTTTGGGTTTTATTACTTAAAAATTTACCGGCAAAAAATCTAAGATTTAACTGTCTGTTATTCTCAAATAATTTTCGGTATTCATATTCAAATGATAGTTTACTGAAATTTCCTGCTAGCTGAAAATCTAAAAACCATGATTTGTAATCCAGTATTCCATTGTCCCTATTGATGTATCTAGCATTAAACACACTATAATCTGGGTTTTCTGGATCGTTGGCCAAATTCTGTAAAGAAGGGTCAAAGTCCCTTAAAATATTTACATACCTAAATGAAAGAAACTCTCTTTTGTTCGATAAGAGATCAGCTGGTCTAAATCCAAAACTTAAAGACGGAGTTATAGATGTGTATCTGGAATTTTCATTGAAATGGGAGGTAGATGCACCAATACCGTAGTTTGCTACATATAATCCACTTTTACTTAAGTACTTTCTGTAGTTGAATTTTCCATAGCCTACAAAGGCTTTTTCCCTAAAGGAATAAGACGGGGCAAAGTCATAGACAAAGGGTCTCTCAAGCAAGGTTTTGTTATAAAGTCGCATACCCGGTACCCAGCCATCATACACGTTAAAATTTAATATGGGAACATAGAATACCTGGTTGTAATATGGATTCTCAGCATCTTTAAAAAAGGTAAACTTTAGCTTTTTGTTGCTTGATAAAAAGCCTTTAAGTGATTTCCAATTATCTCGCTGGTTAAACTCAGGAATCTTTTGGTCATAATTAAGAACAAGTCTATCTTCTTGATTATTGGGTATGCTAAAGGTTTCTTCTAATTCTATATCTTTAAACCAATATTCTGATATTACGGAATCTTTCTTTAAACCAAAAACAGAAATAGGCACGTTGGTTCCTTCCTTGTTCTTAAGGGTAATATGTAGGGAGTCTGCTTCCTTTTTTACTTTCTTGATCTTGAAATCTATCTTACGATCTGTAGAAACATAATCATTAAAAAACCAATTGATATCAACGTCGGTTGATCGTTTTAAAATAGACTCAAAATCATGAACTTTGACGTTATTTAACTTAAAATACTTGAAGAAGGTTTTTATACTTTCATCAACATGTTCTTTGCCTATATAATCCGCTAAATATGCTAATCCTAGACCTGCCTTGTATTTATTGGCAATTTTTTGATTGAATTTTATTAAAGAATCATTAGAGGTTTCTAATGCCTGATCTAAATTTTTACGAGCAGTTAAATTATAAAGAAAAGAATATTGGTCGTTAAAATCCATTTTGGCCAGTTCAAAACTTCTAAAGCCCCATATTTTAGAAAGTTTGCCCATGAGCTTTTGGTCTGGGTAATATTGCTCTACAAAGGCAATCATTAAATAGTTGGCTATGGCGCTGTTCAACCACTGTTCTTTACGTGGGTTTAAGAACATAGTCTCTTTTAAAATACTATTGATGGCCGTTTTCAAGAATTTCATTTCAAATTGAAATTGTTCTTCATACGGTCTAATGAAAGAGGGGAGTTGGTTTATACCGTAAAGCGGATTTTTGTTATAATCCAGCTCGCTAACCAATATCTTTTCATGAGGGTAGTCACCAAGATTGTTATGTATAAAATTGGCAACCTTGTTAATGGATAGCCCTTGACCTATTGGACTGTATCTTGGTGCTCTAAAATCCGTTAGGAACGTCATGTATGGCGTTCTGTGTGTTATAAAGTTTTTTTGTGGGTTTAGAATGATTTCACCACCACGTTGCAGATTACCTTTTAATTGGGCAAATTGACCATTTGGAAAAGAGGATTCTGATGTTATATCAAAGTTTGAAGCTAAAAAAAGACTATCTGGAAATTTAAAATTTATGACCGTATTGGTCACGTCCATATATAAATCCTCAATGTTCTTATTTGAGTAAAGGTGCCATTTGCCATCATAAACCGCAGGTGTTAGGTACCAATCTTTTAGATAGTAATCTCCCTTATTATCATAACCATACGGAGTGTACTTATTTGGTGGTAACTTCACTTTATAAGTGATATGGATTTTGGTAGACTCGCCAGGTGGTAGAATATCTTTTAAGGTGACCTTTACTATATCTTTACCTTCCGTACGGCTCCATTCAAGTCCATTATAGGTTTCGTCGACTACACTTGTAATTGTAGTTTTACCGCGTTCATCTGCTTTTGCCAAATGAAGCGATTTTTTGAATTCTTGAGCAAACCTCTTTGCTAATGCTGTGTTTTTATCTGAATAGGCATTTGCCCAATCGTTGAAATATATAACACCTAAATTATAGTTAGATTTATTGAAATAGGTGAATTCTTGCTTAATATCCAACTCTTTGGTATACTCGTTTAAACTAACTGTAAGGTTAGTGTTATACTGAGCATAACCAATAGTAATGTTGGTTACTAAGAGAATAATACAGTAAAGGAAAAAGGATTGAAAGTTACGTACCAAGGCTTAGATTAAAAATTAGGACTCATGCTGTGCCCTTTGTAAAAGGAATCGATTATTTCAACTACTTCTTCTTCTGTATCTACTATTTTGATAAGGTTTAAATCTTCCGGACTTATATTGCCCATCTTCAACATGGTGCCTTTAACCCAGTCCATAAGACCTGTCCAGAATTCACTGCCAACCAATATGATCGGGAACTTACCAATTTTATGTGTTTGTATTAACGTTATTG from Maribacter dokdonensis DSW-8 includes the following:
- a CDS encoding alpha-ketoacid dehydrogenase subunit alpha/beta, with protein sequence MDVSSKTSNDISFEDFKEQIINDYEIAFLSRTCSLLGRKEVLTGKAKFGIFGDGKELPQLAMARSFKNGDFRSGYYRDQTFMMALGLLHPKEFFHALYATTDIEKEPMSAGRQMGGHFLTHSLNADGSWKDLTKQKNSSADISCTAGQMPRLLGLAQASKVYRNQKGLDSAKFSVNGNEIAWGTIGNASTSEGMFFETINAAGVLQVPMVISIWDDEYGISVPAKFHTTKEDISEILSGFQRTEDNSGYEILKVNGWDYTALMHAYENAADIARQEHVPVLIHVKELTQPQGHSTSGSHERYKDNERLEWERDHDCNKRFKEWILESGIATTEELATIEKRIKRTVREAKKEAWDEYLKTLLSNKTILVNLIDKVAATSPNKNFLNKLKNDLIATEEPVRKDLAITARKSLRYLIGENTPEKQDLINWTTNFLAEAQEKYSSHLYSENDSKASNITAINPSYNDDSELVDGRVILRDNFDKLFEKYPNTLIFGEDTGAIGDVNQGLEGMQQKYGKIRVADTGIRETTIIGQGIGMALRGLRPIAEIQYLDYIFYALATLTDDLASLLYRTAGKQKAPLIIRTRGHRLEGIWHSGSEMGGLIHLLRGMYILAPRNMTQAAGFYNTLLKSDEPALVIESLNGYRLKEKKPKNLGEFCTPIGKVETLKEGKDITLVSYGSTLRIVEKAAKELIEVGIDAEVIDAQTLLPFDIEMEVLESVKKTNRLLVIDEDVPGGCSAYLLNEIIERQGAFKYLDSAPQTLSAKAHRPAYGSDGDYFSKPNREDIFEKVYSIMHEVHPDDYPKLR
- a CDS encoding M1 family aminopeptidase; amino-acid sequence: MVRNFQSFFLYCIILLVTNITIGYAQYNTNLTVSLNEYTKELDIKQEFTYFNKSNYNLGVIYFNDWANAYSDKNTALAKRFAQEFKKSLHLAKADERGKTTITSVVDETYNGLEWSRTEGKDIVKVTLKDILPPGESTKIHITYKVKLPPNKYTPYGYDNKGDYYLKDWYLTPAVYDGKWHLYSNKNIEDLYMDVTNTVINFKFPDSLFLASNFDITSESSFPNGQFAQLKGNLQRGGEIILNPQKNFITHRTPYMTFLTDFRAPRYSPIGQGLSINKVANFIHNNLGDYPHEKILVSELDYNKNPLYGINQLPSFIRPYEEQFQFEMKFLKTAINSILKETMFLNPRKEQWLNSAIANYLMIAFVEQYYPDQKLMGKLSKIWGFRSFELAKMDFNDQYSFLYNLTARKNLDQALETSNDSLIKFNQKIANKYKAGLGLAYLADYIGKEHVDESIKTFFKYFKLNNVKVHDFESILKRSTDVDINWFFNDYVSTDRKIDFKIKKVKKEADSLHITLKNKEGTNVPISVFGLKKDSVISEYWFKDIELEETFSIPNNQEDRLVLNYDQKIPEFNQRDNWKSLKGFLSSNKKLKFTFFKDAENPYYNQVFYVPILNFNVYDGWVPGMRLYNKTLLERPFVYDFAPSYSFREKAFVGYGKFNYRKYLSKSGLYVANYGIGASTSHFNENSRYTSITPSLSFGFRPADLLSNKREFLSFRYVNILRDFDPSLQNLANDPENPDYSVFNARYINRDNGILDYKSWFLDFQLAGNFSKLSFEYEYRKLFENNRQLNLRFFAGKFLSNKTQTDFFSFALDRPTDYLFDYGYLGRSEDSGIYSQQIIIAEGGFKSFLDQRYRFSNDWMATMNGSFNLWKWIELYGDAGLVKNRDFDGKFVYDSGVRLNLVTDYFELYLPVYSNNGWEVSQPNYGEKIRFIITVSPKTLTGLFTRKWF